A stretch of the Actinoalloteichus fjordicus genome encodes the following:
- a CDS encoding SdpI family protein, which yields MTNAESIHGSIQRSVQGAAREFAQATTAEPSALPLAVAVVLSVVLLLAGAALLVIGWRGMKETLPRNRFAGVRTAATLRSDEAFRVGNRAAGLPTLVSGAIGVLTAVGLLGLSGPAQLIALGVGVVGLLGLTVAGGVLGTRAAATVKDKPARTLGCAGQCCGNGACGIA from the coding sequence GTGACGAATGCGGAGTCCATCCACGGGTCGATCCAGCGGTCTGTCCAGGGTGCTGCCCGAGAGTTCGCGCAGGCGACGACAGCCGAGCCGAGCGCACTGCCGCTCGCGGTCGCCGTCGTGCTGTCCGTGGTGCTTCTGCTGGCAGGTGCTGCCCTGCTGGTCATCGGCTGGCGCGGAATGAAGGAGACACTGCCCAGGAACCGCTTCGCCGGGGTGCGCACCGCGGCGACGCTGCGCAGCGACGAGGCCTTCCGGGTCGGCAACCGTGCCGCAGGCCTGCCGACGCTGGTGTCCGGCGCGATCGGCGTGCTGACGGCCGTCGGGCTCCTCGGCCTGTCCGGACCCGCCCAGTTGATCGCCCTCGGCGTCGGCGTCGTCGGCCTTCTCGGCCTGACCGTCGCGGGCGGCGTGCTCGGCACCCGGGCTGCGGCGACAGTGAAGGACAAACCCGCCCGCACTCTCGGCTGCGCGGGCCAGTGCTGCGGCAACGGGGCCTGCGGCATCGCCTGA
- a CDS encoding DUF6049 family protein, whose product MRRHIDHRRGGTRLLRAALAALVTAPLVLAGAVRPAAAQPDETLAELHIDALEPRVVVEDGDQLLRITGTLTNTSDRSIAEISVRAQRGEPLRTTDETLASLRGGSETNSGSSEFMPVASPLDSGESTEFTVSVPVSGADGLQISEPGVYPLLMNVNGMPDYGNQARIATADLLLPVLGVPGGASAEPSVQPATTLIWPLADEPRVIRNGADGETVLTDDELASSLVGDGRLAMLLNAMSDSVPPASELSRSICFAVDPDLLVTVDAMQDGYQVRSGTGELVDGVGAAAAGVWLHRLRDVAQGRCLVAMPYADADLVALSRADRPDLIELALDRGATVVEEVVGTRPMENLVWPADGVLDEQTLDTLVEAGVTSTLLHPRSLAEAPPQLTSTSVQTTVETETPPVAIQLDPLVGDVLAGSTTTGWRPQSMVAAAGSTVPPGVRDPLQDVLSMLAFRAIGDSSAAPATRMVIAPPRRWQPEAEDLSILIGELGRLFESGLAVPAPLAEGLDAPEGTSALSYPPEAGAAELQPSVSAEVSRAATLVQEFESAMSADPSVPPESRTEPVDLVQPVELGLLRGMSSSLRGNEQAAMNVVNRAVDELSRLRDRVQVNDPGIPLSLAASDSPLPLSVTNDLPVDIRVQVTLENSPGLRAASVQEFAVPAHNSRAIRVPAEVSRSGQFTTDVALRTPDGTELGSPVRFVVMSTAYGTLTLILTIVAGATLILLVTYRLVRRIRAGRAGGPVDTEDANARKPPEGAEESAGSESDRGPSESGTSSDTDDARPDGSDAHESDARGSDADGSAAPRSHSDGSAADESDTKGLDTEGLDTGGSAEETSDGRHQGRSADAGSSVSRPSEPGSAGVHSADATSSDPQASDAASADSAAANEDESRSTTETWLSAERAGVGSDEPGTRRGATSGKRSGE is encoded by the coding sequence GTGAGACGACACATCGACCACCGCAGAGGCGGGACTCGACTCCTGCGCGCCGCGTTGGCCGCGCTCGTCACGGCGCCGCTGGTGTTGGCAGGCGCCGTGCGCCCCGCAGCGGCTCAGCCCGACGAGACGCTCGCCGAACTCCACATCGACGCGCTGGAGCCCCGAGTGGTCGTCGAGGACGGCGACCAGCTGCTCCGGATCACCGGAACCCTCACGAACACCAGTGACCGAAGCATCGCGGAGATCTCGGTCCGGGCACAGCGCGGTGAACCGCTGCGCACGACCGACGAGACGCTGGCCTCGCTCCGAGGCGGTTCCGAGACCAACAGCGGCTCCTCGGAGTTCATGCCCGTCGCCTCGCCGTTGGATTCAGGAGAGAGCACCGAGTTCACCGTGAGCGTCCCCGTCAGCGGAGCGGACGGGCTGCAGATCAGCGAACCCGGCGTCTATCCGCTGCTGATGAACGTCAACGGGATGCCGGACTATGGGAATCAGGCCCGCATCGCGACCGCTGATCTGCTGCTGCCCGTGCTGGGCGTGCCCGGCGGTGCGTCGGCGGAGCCGTCGGTGCAGCCTGCGACGACGCTGATCTGGCCACTGGCCGACGAGCCGAGGGTGATTCGCAACGGCGCCGACGGCGAGACGGTTCTCACCGACGACGAGCTCGCCTCCTCGCTGGTCGGGGACGGCAGGCTCGCCATGCTGCTGAACGCGATGAGCGACTCCGTCCCACCCGCCTCCGAGCTGTCGCGATCGATCTGTTTCGCGGTCGACCCCGACCTGCTGGTGACGGTCGACGCCATGCAGGACGGGTATCAGGTCCGCTCGGGCACGGGCGAGCTGGTGGACGGCGTGGGGGCCGCTGCGGCAGGCGTCTGGCTGCATCGCCTGCGGGACGTCGCACAGGGCCGATGCCTGGTGGCGATGCCCTACGCCGACGCCGATCTGGTCGCCCTGTCCAGGGCCGACCGTCCCGACCTGATCGAGCTGGCGTTGGACCGAGGCGCGACCGTGGTGGAAGAGGTCGTGGGCACCCGGCCGATGGAGAACCTCGTCTGGCCTGCCGACGGCGTGTTGGACGAGCAGACCCTCGACACGCTGGTCGAGGCGGGCGTCACCTCGACGCTGCTGCATCCGCGCAGCCTCGCCGAGGCACCACCGCAGCTCACCAGCACGAGCGTCCAGACGACGGTCGAGACGGAGACCCCGCCCGTCGCGATACAGCTCGATCCCCTCGTCGGCGACGTGCTCGCGGGCTCGACCACCACGGGGTGGCGTCCGCAGAGCATGGTGGCGGCAGCCGGTTCCACCGTGCCGCCCGGCGTGCGCGATCCGCTTCAGGACGTGCTGAGCATGCTGGCGTTCCGCGCCATCGGCGACAGCAGCGCAGCACCCGCGACCCGCATGGTGATCGCACCGCCACGTCGCTGGCAACCGGAGGCCGAGGATCTGTCGATCCTGATCGGCGAGCTGGGCAGGCTGTTCGAGTCGGGACTGGCGGTGCCCGCACCGCTGGCCGAGGGCCTCGACGCCCCGGAGGGCACCAGTGCGCTGAGCTACCCGCCGGAGGCGGGCGCAGCGGAGCTTCAGCCGTCGGTGTCGGCCGAGGTGTCCCGCGCGGCGACGCTGGTCCAGGAGTTCGAGTCGGCGATGAGCGCGGACCCCTCCGTCCCGCCGGAGTCCCGCACCGAGCCGGTGGACCTCGTGCAACCCGTCGAACTCGGCCTGCTGCGCGGCATGTCCAGCAGCCTGCGCGGCAACGAGCAGGCTGCGATGAACGTCGTGAATCGTGCGGTCGACGAGCTGAGCAGGCTGCGGGACCGGGTCCAGGTCAACGACCCCGGCATCCCGCTGTCCCTCGCCGCCTCCGACAGTCCGCTGCCGTTGTCGGTCACCAACGACCTGCCGGTGGACATCCGGGTCCAGGTGACGCTGGAGAACTCGCCGGGACTTCGCGCGGCGAGCGTGCAGGAATTCGCCGTCCCCGCGCACAACTCCCGGGCCATCCGGGTCCCCGCCGAGGTCAGCCGCTCCGGGCAGTTCACCACCGACGTCGCGCTGCGCACCCCCGACGGCACCGAACTGGGCAGCCCGGTGCGCTTCGTCGTCATGTCGACCGCCTACGGCACGCTGACGCTGATCCTCACCATCGTCGCGGGCGCCACGCTGATCCTCCTGGTCACCTACCGTCTCGTCCGTCGCATCCGCGCCGGTCGAGCAGGAGGCCCGGTCGACACGGAGGACGCGAACGCCCGAAAGCCGCCAGAAGGGGCCGAGGAGTCTGCGGGGTCCGAGAGCGACCGCGGACCTTCGGAGTCCGGGACGTCATCGGACACCGACGATGCACGTCCCGACGGATCGGATGCCCACGAGTCGGATGCCCGGGGATCGGATGCCGATGGATCGGCCGCTCCCCGGTCGCACAGCGACGGATCGGCCGCCGATGAGTCAGACACCAAGGGATTAGACACCGAGGGATTAGACACCGGCGGATCAGCCGAGGAGACGTCCGATGGGAGGCACCAGGGACGATCGGCAGACGCCGGGTCGTCCGTGAGCAGGCCGTCCGAGCCGGGATCGGCAGGCGTCCACTCGGCTGACGCGACCTCATCGGATCCGCAGGCATCGGATGCCGCGTCCGCCGACTCGGCCGCAGCGAACGAGGACGAGTCGCGCTCGACGACCGAGACCTGGCTCTCGGCCGAACGGGCCGGGGTCGGTTCGGACGAGCCGGGCACGCGGCGCGGGGCGACGAGCGGCAAGAGATCCGGTGAGTGA
- a CDS encoding YqgE/AlgH family protein has protein sequence MSGVQPDVEVGPGSLLVASPGLADPNFRRTVVYIIEHRDEGTLGVVLNRPGETAVEDVLPEWGPYASSPQAVFVGGPVEQKVALCLAALRTGVDTTDLAGVVGVRNPIAIIALDTDPELLAPRLRGLRVFVGYSGWDRRQLAGEIERGDWFVVPGLPDDVVCPPGTDLWGLVLRRQPLPLALLATHPLDLRRN, from the coding sequence ATGTCCGGCGTGCAACCCGACGTCGAGGTGGGACCGGGCAGCCTGCTGGTGGCGTCGCCTGGGCTGGCTGACCCCAATTTCCGTCGCACGGTGGTCTACATCATCGAGCACCGGGACGAGGGGACGCTGGGAGTCGTGCTCAACCGGCCAGGCGAGACCGCGGTAGAAGACGTGCTGCCCGAATGGGGCCCGTACGCGAGCAGCCCGCAGGCGGTGTTCGTCGGCGGACCGGTCGAGCAGAAGGTGGCGCTGTGCCTGGCAGCCCTCCGCACCGGAGTGGACACCACCGACCTGGCCGGTGTCGTCGGCGTCCGCAATCCGATCGCGATCATCGCGTTGGACACCGATCCCGAGCTGCTGGCGCCGCGACTTCGGGGACTGCGGGTGTTTGTCGGCTATTCGGGCTGGGATCGGCGACAGCTGGCAGGCGAGATCGAGCGCGGCGACTGGTTCGTGGTTCCGGGGCTGCCGGACGACGTGGTGTGCCCGCCGGGAACCGACCTGTGGGGACTGGTGTTGCGCAGACAGCCGCTGCCCCTGGCGTTATTGGCGACTCACCCGCTTGACCTGCGAAGAAATTAG
- a CDS encoding CCA tRNA nucleotidyltransferase, with product MPDPQPLTAAVDAARVVPQDAVATLLRTTPVAAELAARFAEAGHRLYLVGGSVRDALLGRLGTDLDFTTDARPAEVMQLVRGWAEAVWDTGIEFGTIGATRHGAMLEITTFRADRYDRVGRNPEVVYGDDIEGDLIRRDFTVNAMAVDLVAAGSLDGDRDAVDPVEWFVDPHGGLDALVTRRLDTPATPQESFADDPLRMLRAARFVAQLEFTPAPRVVEAMTTMAVEIERITVERVQAELAKLMCGATPRQGIELLVDTGLADRVLPEVPAMRLEIDEHHQHKDVYQHSLVVLDQAVELERADAPDAKADLVLRLAALLHDIGKPDTRRFESGGGVSFHHHEVVGAKMTRRRLRELRFPKDVVEQVSQLVYLHLRFHGYGTGEWTDSAVRRYVTDAGPMLSRLHKLVRADCTTRNRRKANALQRSYDDLEARIARLLAEEDLKRVRPDLDGNAIMELLGVPPGPVVGRAWKHLKELRLDRGPLSRADAEAELLRWAADQDIHPPARP from the coding sequence GTGCCCGACCCCCAGCCGCTGACCGCCGCCGTCGACGCCGCCCGCGTCGTCCCACAGGACGCCGTGGCGACGCTGCTGCGAACGACCCCGGTCGCCGCCGAGCTCGCCGCTCGCTTCGCCGAGGCGGGGCATCGGCTGTACCTGGTCGGCGGCAGCGTCCGCGATGCGCTGCTCGGCAGGCTCGGCACCGATCTCGACTTCACCACCGACGCACGCCCGGCCGAGGTGATGCAGCTGGTCAGAGGCTGGGCGGAGGCGGTCTGGGACACCGGCATCGAGTTCGGCACGATCGGCGCCACCCGGCACGGTGCGATGCTGGAGATCACGACCTTCCGTGCTGATCGGTACGACAGGGTGGGTCGCAACCCCGAGGTCGTCTACGGCGACGACATCGAGGGCGATCTCATCCGTCGGGACTTCACCGTCAACGCGATGGCCGTCGACCTCGTCGCCGCAGGCTCCCTCGACGGCGACCGGGACGCCGTCGATCCGGTGGAGTGGTTCGTCGATCCACACGGCGGACTGGATGCACTGGTCACTCGCAGGCTGGACACTCCCGCCACGCCGCAGGAGTCGTTCGCCGACGATCCGCTGCGGATGCTGCGTGCCGCCCGGTTCGTCGCCCAGCTCGAGTTCACGCCCGCGCCGAGGGTGGTCGAGGCGATGACGACGATGGCGGTCGAGATCGAGCGGATCACCGTCGAGCGGGTCCAGGCCGAACTCGCCAAGCTGATGTGCGGCGCCACGCCACGACAGGGGATCGAGCTGCTGGTGGACACCGGGCTCGCCGATCGCGTGCTGCCGGAGGTTCCCGCGATGCGGCTGGAGATCGACGAGCATCACCAGCACAAGGACGTCTACCAGCATTCGCTGGTCGTGCTCGACCAGGCCGTGGAGCTGGAACGCGCCGACGCCCCGGACGCGAAGGCCGACCTCGTGCTGCGGCTCGCGGCCCTGCTCCACGACATCGGCAAGCCGGACACGCGTCGATTCGAGTCCGGCGGCGGGGTGAGCTTCCATCACCATGAGGTCGTCGGGGCCAAGATGACCAGGCGGCGGCTTCGGGAGCTGCGGTTTCCCAAGGACGTCGTCGAGCAGGTCTCCCAGCTCGTCTACCTCCACCTGCGCTTCCACGGCTACGGCACCGGCGAGTGGACCGATTCCGCGGTGCGTCGCTATGTGACCGACGCAGGCCCGATGCTGTCCCGGCTGCACAAGCTGGTCCGAGCCGACTGCACGACCCGGAATCGACGCAAGGCCAATGCTCTGCAGCGGTCCTACGACGATCTGGAGGCCCGGATCGCCCGGCTGCTCGCCGAGGAGGACCTCAAACGGGTCCGGCCGGATCTCGACGGCAACGCGATCATGGAGCTGCTCGGCGTGCCGCCGGGTCCCGTGGTGGGCAGGGCGTGGAAGCACCTCAAGGAGCTTCGACTCGATCGCGGGCCGCTGAGCAGGGCAGACGCCGAGGCAGAGCTGTTGCGCTGGGCAGCGGACCAGGACATCCACCCGCCCGCGCGCCCCTGA
- a CDS encoding NUDIX hydrolase — protein MPTSSGRSGGAKPRRRNRRRRRRLHTVDETSAGGLVLDAAKANAAIIGRLDRRGRLLWSLPKGHLEAGETSQQAAIREVAEETGIRGTVLAPLGTIDYWFVAEDRRVHKTVHHFVIEAVGGELSDEDVEVTEVAWVPLGELNERLAYADERKLVRRLDQVLTELDAATDRSWSIRPAGTEQG, from the coding sequence ATGCCCACGTCATCCGGTCGTTCCGGCGGTGCGAAGCCGCGACGCCGGAACCGGAGGCGACGTCGGCGCCTCCATACCGTGGACGAGACGTCCGCAGGCGGGCTGGTGCTCGACGCGGCGAAAGCGAACGCTGCGATCATTGGACGGCTGGATCGACGGGGCAGACTGCTCTGGTCGCTTCCCAAGGGGCATCTTGAGGCGGGCGAGACCTCGCAACAGGCCGCCATCCGGGAAGTGGCCGAGGAGACGGGCATCCGTGGCACGGTCCTGGCTCCGCTGGGGACGATCGACTACTGGTTCGTCGCCGAGGATCGACGCGTGCACAAGACGGTGCATCACTTCGTGATCGAGGCCGTCGGTGGTGAGCTTTCCGACGAGGACGTGGAGGTCACCGAGGTGGCATGGGTGCCGCTTGGTGAGCTGAATGAACGACTGGCATACGCCGATGAGCGCAAGCTGGTCCGCAGGCTCGACCAGGTACTGACCGAGCTGGACGCCGCGACCGACCGGTCGTGGTCGATCCGTCCGGCAGGCACGGAGCAAGGGTGA
- the leuS gene encoding leucine--tRNA ligase, translating to MGEGNPHPVTQDETPPFRYTAELAAQVESRWRTHWEQHGTFHAPNPVGTLAEETLPSDKLFVQDMFPYPSGEGLHVGHPLGFIGTDVFARYHRMQGRNVLHTMGFDAFGLPAEQYAVQTGQHPRITTEKNIERYLDQIRRLGLGHDERRRARTIDVEYYRWTQWIFLRIFNSWYDPSARDGQGGARPIDELIEQFTSGDRATPDGRSWSELSSSEQRGVINDHRLVYLSEAPVNWCPGLGTVLANEEVTPDGRSERGNFPVFRRNLRQWMMRITAYSDRLIDDLDRLDWPDKIKTMQRNWIGRSHGARVRFPVPVADGSEEVVEVFTTRPDTLFGATYMVLAPEHPLVDVLGSRSWAPDVDSRWTGGAATPAEAVAEYRARTARKSEMDRQESKDKTGVFIGAHATNPVNGERIPVFIADYVLMGYGTGAIMAVPGQDQRDWDFATAFGLPVIRTVQPPEGFEGEAFAGEGPAINSANLFSVNLDGMDIAEAKKTTIDWLEANGRGEGTVQYKLRDWLFSRQRYWGEPFPIVYDSDDQPIALPDDQLPVELPEVDDYSPKTFDPDDAETEPFAPLGRAEDWLTVELDLGDGVKTYRRDTNTMPQWAGSCWYQLRYVDPTNDKAFVDPENERYWMGPRPEIHGESDPGGLDLYIGGVEHGVLHLLYSRFWQKVLYDLGELSAAEPYRRLFNQGYIQAFAYKDARGVYVPAAEVEERDGKFFFNDEEVVQEYGKMGKSLKNSVAPDEICDEYGADTLRLYEMSMGPMDVSRPWATKDVVGAYRFLQRLWRNVVDETTGELRISEDAPSEQTLKLLHRTIAGVHEDYASFRYNTAAAKLIELNNHLTKTYANESGTPRSVVEPLVQLLAPLCPHIAEELWSRLEHGESLAHGPFPVADEAYLVDDTVEYPIQVNGKVRSRITVAADAAGDVVKAAALAEEKIVAALEGREPRKVIVVPGRLVNVVV from the coding sequence ATGGGTGAGGGCAATCCCCATCCCGTCACGCAGGACGAGACCCCGCCGTTCCGCTACACGGCGGAACTGGCCGCGCAGGTCGAGAGCCGCTGGCGGACGCACTGGGAGCAGCACGGCACGTTCCACGCGCCGAACCCGGTCGGCACGCTGGCCGAGGAGACGCTCCCGTCGGACAAGCTCTTCGTGCAGGACATGTTCCCCTACCCCTCCGGTGAGGGGCTGCACGTCGGCCACCCGCTCGGCTTCATCGGCACCGACGTCTTCGCCCGCTATCACCGTATGCAGGGCCGGAACGTGCTGCACACGATGGGCTTCGATGCATTCGGGCTGCCTGCGGAGCAGTACGCCGTCCAGACCGGCCAGCATCCGAGGATCACCACCGAGAAGAACATCGAGCGGTATCTGGATCAGATCCGCAGGCTGGGTCTCGGGCATGACGAGCGCCGTCGGGCCAGGACGATCGACGTCGAGTACTACCGCTGGACGCAGTGGATCTTCCTGCGCATCTTCAACTCCTGGTACGACCCCTCCGCGCGGGACGGCCAGGGCGGGGCCCGTCCGATCGACGAGCTGATCGAGCAGTTCACCTCGGGCGACCGGGCCACACCGGACGGCAGGTCCTGGTCCGAGCTGAGCAGCAGCGAGCAGCGTGGCGTGATCAACGATCATCGGCTCGTGTACCTGTCCGAGGCGCCGGTGAACTGGTGTCCCGGGCTGGGCACCGTGCTGGCGAACGAGGAGGTCACTCCCGACGGACGCAGCGAGCGGGGCAACTTCCCGGTCTTCCGTCGCAATCTGCGGCAGTGGATGATGCGGATCACCGCGTACTCCGACCGGTTGATCGACGATCTGGACCGGCTCGACTGGCCGGACAAGATCAAGACCATGCAGCGCAACTGGATCGGGCGGTCGCACGGCGCTCGGGTCCGGTTCCCCGTGCCGGTGGCCGACGGTTCCGAGGAGGTCGTCGAGGTCTTCACGACCCGACCGGACACGCTGTTCGGCGCGACGTACATGGTGCTGGCGCCCGAGCATCCGCTCGTGGACGTGCTGGGCTCGCGGAGCTGGGCACCGGACGTCGACTCCCGGTGGACCGGCGGTGCGGCGACTCCCGCCGAGGCGGTCGCCGAGTACCGCGCGCGGACCGCGCGGAAGTCGGAGATGGACCGCCAGGAGAGCAAGGACAAGACCGGCGTCTTCATCGGCGCCCATGCCACGAACCCGGTGAACGGCGAACGGATTCCGGTGTTCATCGCGGACTACGTGCTGATGGGCTACGGCACCGGCGCCATCATGGCGGTCCCCGGCCAGGACCAGCGTGACTGGGACTTCGCCACCGCGTTCGGCCTGCCCGTCATCAGGACGGTCCAGCCGCCTGAGGGATTCGAGGGCGAGGCGTTCGCGGGCGAGGGCCCCGCGATCAACTCCGCCAACCTGTTCTCGGTGAACCTGGACGGGATGGACATCGCCGAAGCGAAGAAGACGACCATCGACTGGCTGGAGGCCAACGGCCGAGGCGAGGGCACCGTCCAGTACAAGCTGCGCGACTGGCTGTTCTCGCGACAGCGCTACTGGGGCGAGCCCTTCCCGATCGTCTACGACTCCGACGACCAGCCGATCGCGCTGCCCGACGACCAGCTCCCGGTCGAGCTGCCGGAGGTCGACGACTATTCGCCGAAGACCTTCGACCCCGACGACGCCGAGACCGAGCCGTTCGCTCCCCTCGGCCGCGCCGAGGACTGGCTGACGGTCGAGCTCGACCTGGGCGACGGCGTCAAGACCTACCGCCGCGACACGAACACGATGCCGCAGTGGGCCGGTTCATGTTGGTACCAGCTCCGCTACGTGGACCCGACCAACGACAAGGCGTTCGTCGACCCGGAGAACGAGCGGTACTGGATGGGTCCGAGGCCCGAGATCCACGGCGAGTCCGACCCCGGCGGGCTGGACCTGTACATCGGCGGCGTCGAGCACGGCGTGCTGCACCTGCTGTACAGCCGGTTCTGGCAGAAGGTGCTGTACGACCTCGGCGAGCTCTCGGCGGCGGAGCCGTATCGACGGCTCTTCAACCAGGGCTACATCCAGGCCTTCGCCTACAAGGACGCGCGCGGCGTCTACGTGCCTGCGGCCGAGGTCGAGGAGCGGGACGGGAAGTTCTTCTTCAACGACGAAGAGGTCGTCCAGGAGTACGGGAAGATGGGCAAGAGCCTGAAGAACTCCGTCGCCCCGGACGAGATCTGTGACGAGTACGGCGCGGACACCCTCCGGCTGTACGAGATGTCGATGGGTCCGATGGACGTCTCCCGCCCCTGGGCGACCAAGGACGTCGTCGGCGCATACCGGTTCCTTCAGCGGCTGTGGCGCAACGTGGTCGACGAGACCACCGGTGAACTGCGGATCAGCGAGGACGCCCCGTCGGAGCAGACGCTGAAGCTGCTGCACCGGACGATCGCGGGAGTGCATGAGGACTACGCGTCCTTCCGCTACAACACCGCCGCCGCGAAGCTGATCGAGCTGAACAACCACCTGACCAAGACCTACGCGAACGAGTCCGGCACACCTCGGTCGGTGGTCGAGCCGCTGGTCCAGCTGCTGGCACCCCTGTGTCCGCACATCGCCGAGGAGCTGTGGTCGCGGCTGGAACACGGCGAGTCGCTGGCGCACGGGCCCTTCCCGGTCGCCGACGAGGCCTACCTGGTCGACGACACCGTGGAGTACCCGATCCAGGTCAACGGCAAGGTCCGTTCGCGGATCACCGTCGCGGCCGACGCGGCGGGCGACGTGGTGAAGGCGGCCGCGCTGGCGGAGGAGAAGATCGTCGCCGCGCTGGAGGGGCGGGAACCGCGCAAGGTAATCGTCGTTCCCGGCAGGCTGGTCAACG